The Gloeocapsa sp. DLM2.Bin57 genome includes a region encoding these proteins:
- a CDS encoding folate-binding protein, with translation MSKVSIYDRSNWGLLQLTRSDRARFLHNQTTNNILELQPGQSCDTVFVNSTGRTLDLATVYILSEAMWILVSPQRRQFLLEWMDRYIFPMDQVELKDLSSEYAIFTIIGDQSKSFLSTLGLSEIPEPTANTHIFLDYWDTQVLVTTGSGLALPGYTLIIPQAKSQFCWQQLTQPDLEVLTEEEWERLRILQGRPIPEQELTEDYNPLEAGLWHNISFDKGCYIGQETIARLNTYQGVKQRLWGIRLTTSVTPGTVITVAGEKVGTITSCTDNFALGYIRTKAGGEGLQVQVGDISGEVVSVPFLTHEYYRP, from the coding sequence ATGTCAAAAGTAAGTATTTACGATCGCTCCAATTGGGGATTATTGCAATTAACCCGAAGCGATCGCGCGCGTTTTCTCCATAATCAGACCACTAATAATATTCTCGAACTGCAACCTGGTCAAAGTTGTGATACAGTTTTTGTTAACTCTACTGGTCGTACTCTAGATTTAGCTACTGTCTATATCTTATCTGAAGCTATGTGGATTTTAGTCTCTCCTCAACGTCGTCAGTTTCTTTTAGAGTGGATGGATCGTTATATTTTCCCTATGGATCAAGTAGAGTTAAAAGATCTATCTAGTGAATATGCTATTTTTACGATTATTGGTGATCAGAGTAAATCATTTTTAAGCACCTTGGGATTAAGCGAGATACCCGAACCTACAGCTAATACACATATTTTTCTTGACTATTGGGATACCCAAGTGTTAGTAACCACTGGTTCTGGTTTAGCTTTACCGGGATATACTCTAATTATTCCTCAAGCTAAAAGTCAATTTTGTTGGCAACAATTAACACAACCAGATCTAGAAGTACTCACAGAAGAGGAATGGGAAAGACTAAGAATCCTACAAGGAAGACCTATACCTGAACAGGAATTAACTGAAGACTATAACCCTCTAGAAGCGGGACTGTGGCATAATATTTCTTTTGATAAAGGTTGTTATATTGGACAAGAAACCATCGCTCGTCTGAATACTTATCAAGGTGTCAAACAAAGACTATGGGGAATTCGTTTAACCACTTCTGTGACACCAGGTACAGTGATTACCGTAGCAGGGGAAAAGGTGGGAACTATCACCAGTTGTACTGATAACTTTGCTTTAGGTTATATTCGTACCAAAGCAGGGGGAGAAGGTTTACAAGTACAAGTTGGTGATATCTCAGGAGAAGTAGTCTCAGTACCTTTTTTAACCCATGAGTATTATCGCCCTTGA
- a CDS encoding Crp/Fnr family transcriptional regulator, translating to MLEQTNHSPTTEQIEQLIKHNFLFRDLDSDWLMTKLRSCPWILEKLYSNRPVYTAFRPDTSLEYLYLVLEGGPIITRSTPLDRIIAITYGGSCFGMRNLDIGYGKVSRAFPSLVEAYKTTIVIKMPVEDLATIYQESELLRDRYNLLFELREKFQYHLLNCSSYPPQAVAALLRALVYQEKALGNQPNSKNLYEFDLSIDIIARACQLNHRTVEQVIKGMTKIGLLKQKSSKHTNGDLITIIDPEGLKEVYSATRDKVSWWPLH from the coding sequence ATGCTAGAACAAACCAATCATTCACCTACCACAGAACAAATTGAACAATTAATCAAACATAATTTTTTGTTCAGAGATTTAGATAGTGATTGGTTGATGACAAAATTAAGATCTTGTCCATGGATTCTAGAAAAACTCTATTCTAATCGTCCTGTTTATACCGCTTTTCGTCCTGATACTTCCCTAGAATATCTCTATCTAGTCTTAGAGGGAGGACCAATTATCACTCGTTCTACCCCTCTAGATCGTATAATTGCTATCACTTATGGGGGTAGTTGTTTTGGTATGCGTAATCTCGATATTGGTTATGGCAAAGTATCTCGGGCTTTCCCTAGTCTAGTTGAAGCGTATAAAACAACTATAGTGATTAAAATGCCTGTAGAGGATTTAGCAACAATATACCAAGAAAGTGAACTCCTGCGCGATCGCTATAACTTATTGTTTGAATTGCGGGAAAAATTCCAATATCATCTCCTCAATTGCAGCAGTTATCCACCTCAAGCAGTTGCTGCTTTATTACGGGCTTTAGTTTATCAAGAAAAAGCACTAGGTAATCAACCGAACTCTAAAAACCTTTATGAATTTGATCTATCTATAGATATTATCGCTCGTGCTTGTCAACTCAATCATCGCACTGTTGAACAAGTCATTAAGGGGATGACTAAAATTGGACTACTCAAACAAAAATCTAGTAAACACACTAACGGTGATCTGATTACTATTATTGATCCTGAAGGACTTAAAGAAGTATATAGCGCAACTAGAGATAAAGTCTCCTGGTGGCCCTTACACTAA
- a CDS encoding SLC13 family permease, whose translation MNIGLLFSRQLRKKKVRFGLLGLIGITIVLTTTGTIEYLYSELSWQGWLAIAVTVITFSGNALTQIPTELIFLTGLGILLVTGVLPEQEALAGFSNSGMLTVGTLYIVVSGLEQTGGMSWISKQVLGLPKGLYSALLRMMLPVFGISAFLNNTPVVAIFIKVVNEWSRKLKISPSKLMIPLSYASIFGGICTLIGTSTNLVVNGMLISQTDHPGLGLFTILPIGLPCGIVGIIYLLTIARWLPERVSFATETENIREYLIEMTVERDSPLVGKSIEAAGLRHLPGLFLSEIDRDGQILSAVSPHIRLHANDQLIFVGAIDSIVDLQKFPGLRPATNQIFKLRGDRTQRSLIEAVVSNTCPLVGQTIREGHFRNRYNAVVLAVCRNGERLKGKIGDITVQAGDTLLLEARSSFIEQQRNSRDFYLVSGVPNSEPVDHVRAPLALGILILMVIISLTALGMLKAAIIASILMLVTRCCTPEKALKSIEWSVLLVIAAALGIGRALDTTGAASVIANSVIDSFGDSPWLSLVIVYGITTIMTEIITNNAAAALVFPIALAMAQNLQVDVLPFAIAIMIGASASFSTPIGYQTNLMVYGPGGYRFSDFLKIGIPLNLIFWVIAVTIIPLIYHF comes from the coding sequence ATGAACATAGGGTTATTGTTTTCTCGTCAGTTACGTAAAAAAAAGGTACGTTTCGGTTTATTGGGGTTAATCGGTATAACCATAGTCTTAACTACGACAGGAACAATAGAGTACTTATATTCAGAATTATCTTGGCAAGGATGGCTGGCGATCGCCGTGACTGTAATTACTTTTAGTGGTAACGCACTAACTCAGATACCTACAGAATTAATCTTTCTGACGGGTTTAGGGATATTATTGGTTACAGGTGTTCTCCCTGAACAAGAGGCTTTAGCTGGATTTAGTAACTCAGGAATGCTGACAGTAGGAACATTATATATAGTAGTCTCTGGTTTAGAACAAACTGGGGGGATGTCTTGGATTTCTAAACAGGTTTTGGGTTTACCCAAAGGTTTATATTCAGCTTTATTGCGAATGATGTTACCAGTTTTTGGCATCAGTGCTTTTTTAAACAATACTCCAGTAGTAGCTATTTTTATTAAAGTTGTTAATGAGTGGTCACGCAAGTTAAAAATTAGTCCCTCTAAACTAATGATTCCTCTAAGCTACGCTTCAATTTTTGGGGGAATTTGTACCCTAATTGGTACGAGTACTAATTTAGTGGTGAATGGGATGTTGATATCTCAAACTGATCATCCTGGTTTAGGCTTATTTACAATTTTACCCATTGGTTTACCCTGTGGGATAGTAGGAATTATTTATCTTTTAACTATTGCTCGTTGGTTACCCGAGAGAGTATCTTTTGCTACAGAAACAGAAAATATTCGAGAATATCTCATAGAAATGACCGTTGAAAGGGATAGCCCCTTAGTAGGAAAAAGCATCGAAGCTGCGGGATTACGTCATTTACCAGGTTTATTCCTCAGTGAAATCGATCGAGATGGACAAATTCTCTCCGCAGTAAGTCCTCATATTAGATTACACGCTAATGATCAGTTAATCTTTGTCGGTGCTATAGATTCTATTGTAGATTTACAAAAGTTTCCAGGATTGCGCCCTGCTACTAATCAAATTTTTAAACTAAGAGGCGATCGCACTCAACGTTCTTTAATCGAAGCTGTAGTATCTAATACCTGTCCTTTAGTAGGTCAAACGATTCGAGAAGGTCATTTCCGCAATCGCTATAACGCGGTAGTTTTGGCGGTATGTCGCAATGGAGAACGTTTAAAGGGGAAAATTGGGGATATTACCGTACAAGCTGGTGATACCTTGTTATTAGAAGCTCGTTCTTCTTTTATCGAACAACAGCGCAATTCTAGAGATTTTTATCTAGTTAGTGGTGTTCCTAATTCTGAACCTGTAGATCATGTTAGAGCACCTCTAGCTTTAGGTATATTGATTTTAATGGTAATTATCTCTTTGACTGCATTGGGGATGTTGAAAGCTGCTATCATAGCCTCTATCCTAATGCTAGTTACTCGTTGTTGTACACCAGAAAAAGCGCTTAAAAGTATAGAATGGTCAGTATTGTTGGTAATTGCTGCAGCTTTAGGCATAGGAAGAGCGCTTGATACTACTGGAGCAGCTAGCGTGATCGCTAACAGTGTAATTGATAGTTTTGGAGATAGTCCCTGGCTAAGTTTAGTAATTGTTTATGGTATAACTACCATCATGACGGAGATTATTACCAATAATGCAGCAGCAGCTTTAGTGTTTCCTATTGCTTTAGCTATGGCACAAAACCTGCAAGTAGATGTTTTGCCATTTGCGATCGCCATTATGATTGGTGCTTCAGCGAGTTTTTCTACACCCATTGGTTATCAAACTAATCTGATGGTATATGGTCCTGGTGGTTATCGTTTTAGTGATTTCCTTAAAATTGGTATCCCCTTAAATCTAATCTTTTGGGTAATTGCGGTGACAATAATTCCACTTATTTATCATTTTTAA
- a CDS encoding class I SAM-dependent methyltransferase has translation MGLEILQTQPYLIHLLLPLWCWDARHKFSKLQHFLKPNQQILELGCGLGTVTDYFQQQGLTITPIDIKNLSLFPDIKPIVYDGNNIPFDDKTFDIVLLLTVLHHTIDVIKILDEAQRVSNQIIIIEDIYDHKCQQYLTYGVDSLINFEFREHPHNNRTDEQWHQLFKNLNLKINYTYIYSFVFFFKQVLYVLDC, from the coding sequence ATGGGCTTAGAAATTTTACAAACACAACCTTATTTAATTCATCTATTACTACCTTTATGGTGTTGGGATGCTCGTCACAAGTTTAGTAAATTACAGCATTTTTTAAAACCTAATCAGCAGATATTAGAATTAGGTTGTGGTTTGGGAACAGTCACGGATTATTTTCAACAACAAGGACTCACAATAACACCTATTGACATTAAAAACTTAAGCCTATTTCCTGATATTAAACCTATTGTCTATGATGGTAATAATATTCCTTTTGATGATAAAACCTTTGATATAGTTTTATTACTTACAGTTTTACATCACACTATAGATGTCATTAAAATTTTAGATGAGGCTCAGCGTGTTAGCAATCAAATTATTATTATTGAGGATATTTATGACCATAAATGCCAACAATATTTAACCTATGGAGTAGATAGCTTAATTAATTTTGAATTTAGAGAACACCCTCATAATAATCGCACCGATGAGCAATGGCATCAACTTTTCAAAAACTTAAACCTGAAAATTAATTATACTTATATTTATTCCTTTGTATTCTTCTTTAAACAAGTCCTGTATGTTTTAGATTGTTAA
- a CDS encoding DUF547 domain-containing protein encodes MNLTTWHNLLQEYVNDSGQVDYQRWQVENAATLFQWLTQLSTIDLTTLESEELLAFWLNLYNALTIAEVLKAYPIDSIFPKVWGIPNLFSFWAFFQRQIWSNPLDNYSLNQIEHSQLRKKFDDPRIHFALVCASVGCPWLRREAYTPEKVEMQLSEDAHRFINNPVKVRYLSTENCLYLSMIFRWYRRDFEKVAPSVREYVQTYLDIPLSESVTIRYLDYDWSLNQRIS; translated from the coding sequence ATGAACTTAACAACATGGCATAATTTATTACAAGAGTACGTTAATGATTCAGGACAAGTTGACTATCAACGTTGGCAAGTAGAAAATGCTGCTACTTTATTTCAATGGTTAACTCAACTGAGTACAATTGATTTAACTACCCTAGAATCAGAGGAGTTGTTGGCTTTTTGGTTGAATTTGTATAATGCTCTAACTATTGCAGAAGTATTAAAAGCTTATCCCATTGATTCTATTTTCCCCAAGGTTTGGGGTATTCCTAATCTATTTAGTTTTTGGGCTTTTTTTCAACGTCAGATCTGGTCAAATCCCTTAGATAATTATAGTTTAAATCAGATAGAACATTCTCAGCTGAGAAAAAAGTTTGATGATCCTAGGATTCATTTTGCCCTAGTTTGTGCTTCTGTGGGGTGTCCTTGGTTACGTCGAGAAGCTTATACACCAGAAAAAGTAGAGATGCAGTTATCAGAAGATGCGCACCGTTTTATTAATAATCCTGTTAAGGTTCGTTATCTCTCAACAGAAAATTGTCTGTATCTGAGTATGATTTTTCGTTGGTATCGTCGAGATTTCGAGAAAGTCGCCCCTTCTGTGAGAGAATATGTACAAACTTATCTGGATATTCCCTTATCTGAATCTGTTACTATTCGTTATCTTGACTATGATTGGAGTCTCAATCAACGAATATCTTGA